From Pseudomonas alcaligenes, a single genomic window includes:
- a CDS encoding FKBP-type peptidyl-prolyl cis-trans isomerase, whose translation MLRFSLLLLCLFSSLSQAAQQDEDLAYSMGVRLGERLRSEMPSLRLEALLDGLRQAYRDEPLRLPPEQIEQLLDAHEAQLAKQAESTRREQASVAEGRFLAREKSQPGVRELAGGVLVRELHAGHGEQPQASSRVRVNYRGELADGSLFDQSEGPQWFRLNALIPGWQTALRAMPVGAKWRVVIPAAQGYGHEGAGDLIPPDAPLVFEVELLDVAR comes from the coding sequence ATGTTGCGCTTCTCGCTGCTGTTGCTCTGCCTGTTTTCCAGCCTGTCACAGGCCGCCCAGCAGGACGAAGATCTGGCCTACAGCATGGGCGTGCGCCTGGGCGAAAGGCTGCGCAGCGAGATGCCTAGCCTGCGGCTCGAAGCCCTGCTCGACGGTCTGCGCCAGGCCTATCGCGACGAGCCGCTGCGCCTGCCGCCGGAGCAAATCGAACAGCTGCTGGATGCCCACGAAGCGCAGCTGGCCAAGCAGGCGGAAAGCACCCGACGCGAACAGGCGAGCGTGGCCGAGGGACGTTTTCTCGCCCGCGAAAAATCCCAGCCCGGAGTGCGCGAACTGGCCGGCGGCGTACTGGTGCGCGAACTGCACGCCGGTCACGGAGAGCAGCCGCAGGCAAGCAGCCGGGTGCGGGTCAATTACCGCGGCGAACTGGCCGACGGCAGTCTGTTCGACCAGAGCGAAGGGCCGCAGTGGTTCCGTCTGAACGCACTGATTCCCGGCTGGCAGACCGCGTTGCGGGCCATGCCAGTGGGGGCGAAATGGCGGGTGGTGATTCCAGCGGCACAGGGCTATGGCCATGAAGGCGCCGGCGATCTGATTCCGCCGGATGCACCGCTGGTGTTCGAGGTGGAGTTGCTGGACGTCGCCCGCTGA
- the rsd gene encoding sigma D regulator yields the protein MLESCQNAQERWGGVHQLIDRWLQERHELVSAFAALSDKPSAPAANAEDLQRFCQILVDYVSAGHFEVYEQLTAEAKTFGDQRGLELAKQIYPRIEAITEVALAFNDRCDNGDCRDATSLVAELKRLGQLLHERFELEDCLIEVLHTSHQHQAVAPL from the coding sequence ATGCTCGAGAGCTGCCAGAACGCCCAGGAACGTTGGGGTGGAGTACACCAGCTGATCGACCGCTGGCTGCAGGAGCGTCACGAACTGGTGAGCGCCTTTGCCGCGTTGAGCGACAAACCTTCCGCGCCGGCGGCCAATGCCGAAGACCTGCAGCGCTTCTGCCAGATCCTCGTCGACTATGTGTCGGCCGGTCACTTCGAGGTCTATGAGCAGCTGACCGCCGAGGCCAAGACCTTCGGCGACCAGCGCGGCCTGGAGCTGGCCAAGCAGATCTACCCGCGCATCGAAGCCATCACCGAAGTGGCGCTGGCCTTCAACGATCGCTGCGACAACGGCGACTGCCGTGACGCCACGTCCCTGGTGGCCGAGCTGAAGCGTCTGGGGCAGTTGCTGCACGAGCGCTTCGAACTGGAAGACTGCCTGATCGAGGTGCTGCACACCTCGCATCAGCACCAGGCTGTCGCCCCGCTCTGA
- a CDS encoding disulfide bond formation protein B, giving the protein MALATPRSLFLIAFIGCLALMGGALYLEHVVGLEPCPMCIVQRIFVVLFAVICLIAAIHGPASRGRRLYALLALLCAIGGAGTAARQVWLQSVPADQLEACLPSLEFMMEALPLQEIVRLVFHGTADCAEVTWTLFGMSVPEWSLLAFAGMILFSLLQLLRRN; this is encoded by the coding sequence ATGGCGCTGGCCACCCCGCGTTCGCTGTTCCTCATCGCCTTTATCGGCTGCCTGGCCCTGATGGGCGGGGCCCTTTACCTGGAGCATGTGGTCGGGCTGGAACCCTGCCCGATGTGCATCGTGCAGCGCATCTTCGTTGTGCTCTTCGCCGTGATCTGCCTGATCGCCGCCATCCACGGCCCGGCTTCCCGCGGGCGGCGCCTGTATGCGCTGCTGGCGCTGCTGTGCGCCATCGGCGGCGCCGGTACCGCTGCCCGCCAGGTCTGGCTGCAGAGCGTACCGGCCGATCAGCTGGAAGCCTGCCTGCCGAGCCTGGAATTCATGATGGAAGCCCTGCCGCTGCAGGAAATCGTGCGCCTGGTGTTCCATGGCACCGCCGATTGCGCCGAGGTGACCTGGACGCTGTTCGGCATGAGCGTGCCGGAGTGGAGCCTGCTGGCCTTCGCCGGGATGATTCTGTTCAGCCTGCTGCAGCTGCTGCGCCGCAACTGA
- a CDS encoding heme biosynthesis HemY N-terminal domain-containing protein, with product MIRAILLLLLVVATATLLGLAIAEHSGYVLIAWKGLRYESSLWVFLFLVGLAWLLFHALRWGWRLLRASGGLVNPWSQRNHGRRAQLSADKGLLDLAEGRWERAMRHLQRAAEGERQPLLHYLGAARAANKLGRYAESDAFLERALQRQPQAELAIALSHAELQQARGDLAGAQETLQAMRARHPQHRHVLRQLQRLLLARGDWAALLELLPELRKGKVLAGEELASLEREVWRVRLGAAGEAGLERGETALQPLSAAWQQLSAAQRSDPELLAAYVAQLHALGAEEEAETVLRKALKQTYDSRLVQLYGLQRGSDPARQLQTAEALLRQQPDDPQLLLCLGRLCLQNQLWGKAQEYFELSLQQARSAETCAELARLLARQGELQASNQLFEESLALQGQRLPELPQPTPV from the coding sequence ATGATCCGCGCCATCCTCCTCCTGCTTCTGGTGGTGGCCACCGCCACCCTGCTCGGCCTGGCCATCGCCGAGCACAGCGGCTATGTGCTGATCGCCTGGAAGGGCCTGCGCTACGAGTCCAGCCTGTGGGTGTTCCTGTTCCTGGTCGGGCTGGCCTGGCTGCTGTTCCATGCCCTGCGCTGGGGCTGGCGGCTGCTGCGCGCCTCGGGCGGACTGGTCAATCCCTGGTCGCAGCGCAACCATGGCCGGCGCGCCCAGCTGTCGGCCGACAAGGGCCTGCTGGATCTGGCCGAGGGCCGCTGGGAGCGTGCCATGCGCCATCTGCAGCGGGCGGCCGAAGGCGAGCGCCAGCCGCTTCTGCATTACCTGGGGGCGGCCCGCGCGGCCAACAAGCTGGGGCGCTACGCCGAGAGCGACGCATTCCTCGAGCGCGCCCTGCAGCGCCAGCCGCAGGCCGAGCTGGCGATTGCCCTGAGCCATGCCGAACTGCAGCAGGCCCGTGGCGATCTCGCTGGGGCGCAGGAAACCCTGCAGGCCATGCGCGCGCGCCATCCGCAGCATCGCCATGTGCTGCGCCAGTTGCAGCGTCTGCTGCTGGCGCGCGGCGACTGGGCGGCCCTGCTGGAGTTGCTGCCCGAGCTGCGCAAGGGCAAGGTGCTGGCCGGCGAGGAGCTGGCCAGCCTGGAGCGTGAGGTCTGGCGGGTGCGCCTGGGCGCGGCCGGCGAGGCCGGGCTGGAGCGTGGCGAGACCGCCCTGCAGCCGCTCTCCGCGGCCTGGCAGCAGCTGTCTGCGGCGCAGCGCAGCGACCCCGAGCTGCTGGCCGCCTATGTCGCGCAGCTGCACGCGCTGGGCGCCGAGGAAGAGGCCGAGACGGTGCTGCGCAAGGCACTCAAGCAGACCTATGACAGCCGCCTGGTGCAGCTCTATGGCCTGCAGCGTGGCAGCGATCCGGCGCGTCAGCTGCAAACGGCCGAGGCGCTGCTGCGCCAGCAGCCGGACGATCCGCAGCTGCTGCTGTGCCTGGGCCGCCTGTGCCTGCAGAACCAGCTGTGGGGCAAGGCCCAGGAGTACTTCGAGCTCAGCCTGCAGCAGGCGCGCAGCGCCGAGACCTGCGCCGAGCTGGCGCGCCTGCTGGCCCGCCAGGGTGAGCTGCAGGCGAGCAACCAGCTGTTCGAGGAGAGCCTCGCCCTGCAGGGCCAGCGCCTGCCCGAGCTGCCCCAGCCGACGCCGGTGTGA
- a CDS encoding uroporphyrinogen-III C-methyltransferase: protein MSETAPQNIEATPQATTAPKAPGRGLAGLALLLAAAALGAAGWSSWQLYQQQAQAARQLSEFRQAGEAAQERVKASEEHVAKRLAGLPTADELATQRDLLVSLQGEQQRLAQNLASVLGKSREDWRLAEAEHLLRLAMLRLSALQDVASATALVQGADDILKAQDDPQAFAARGELIKVLEALRSLPQVDRSGLFLQLGALRGQVAQLQMLAPEYILPAETESTVTASDSSRWADLWAELSRYVRLDLHADQDVRPQLAGQSLAQVRLTLALALEQAQWAALNAQPEVYRQALASAHEVLDSYFDRDNQAVKAMQQRIGELDRQPVVAELPKLDAALNTLQAYLKQREASALMPDDAAPALEEGGQ from the coding sequence GTGAGCGAAACAGCCCCGCAGAACATCGAAGCGACTCCGCAAGCGACCACCGCACCCAAGGCCCCGGGCCGTGGCCTGGCCGGGCTGGCCCTGCTGCTGGCCGCCGCCGCCCTCGGCGCTGCCGGCTGGAGCAGCTGGCAGCTGTATCAGCAGCAGGCGCAGGCCGCACGGCAGCTGAGCGAGTTCCGGCAGGCCGGCGAAGCCGCCCAGGAGCGCGTCAAGGCGAGCGAAGAGCATGTCGCCAAGCGCCTGGCGGGTTTGCCCACGGCGGATGAGCTGGCCACCCAGCGCGACCTGCTGGTAAGCCTGCAGGGCGAGCAGCAGCGCCTGGCGCAGAACCTTGCCAGCGTGCTCGGCAAGAGTCGCGAGGACTGGCGCCTGGCCGAGGCCGAGCACCTGCTGCGCCTGGCCATGCTGCGCCTCAGTGCGCTACAGGACGTGGCCAGCGCCACCGCCCTGGTGCAGGGCGCCGACGACATCCTGAAGGCCCAGGACGATCCTCAGGCATTCGCCGCCCGCGGCGAGCTGATCAAGGTGCTGGAGGCCCTGCGCAGCCTGCCGCAGGTCGACCGCAGCGGGTTGTTCCTGCAGCTCGGCGCCCTGCGCGGGCAGGTCGCCCAGCTGCAGATGCTGGCGCCCGAATACATCCTCCCCGCCGAGACCGAGAGCACGGTCACGGCCAGTGACAGCAGCCGCTGGGCCGACCTCTGGGCCGAGCTGTCGCGCTATGTGCGCCTCGACCTGCATGCCGACCAGGACGTGCGCCCGCAGCTGGCCGGGCAGAGCCTGGCGCAGGTGCGCCTGACCCTGGCCCTGGCCCTGGAACAGGCCCAGTGGGCGGCCCTCAACGCCCAGCCGGAGGTTTACCGCCAGGCGCTGGCCTCGGCCCACGAGGTGCTCGACAGCTACTTCGACCGCGACAATCAGGCGGTCAAGGCGATGCAGCAGCGCATCGGCGAGCTCGACCGGCAGCCGGTGGTCGCCGAGCTGCCGAAGCTGGATGCCGCGCTCAATACCCTGCAGGCCTACCTCAAGCAGCGTGAGGCCAGCGCCCTGATGCCGGACGACGCCGCGCCGGCGCTCGAGGAGGGCGGGCAATGA
- a CDS encoding uroporphyrinogen-III synthase, giving the protein MTGWRLLLTRPAAENAALSTALAAAGVFSSSLPLLEIEALAPTPEQRALLADLGRYNALIVVSKPAARLGLELIQQVWPQPPAGQCWFSVGAGTAQLLDAYLTPHGLAACYPASGDDSEALLALPQLRQALAGAAPRVLILRGEGGRELLAETLRERGVMVDYLQLYRRVLPSYPADALLQRVRGEQLNALLVSSAQGLEHLCQLAGDAWPELARLPLLVPSPRVAELARAAGARQPIDCRGVHAAAVLTALGASPAPTL; this is encoded by the coding sequence GTGACCGGCTGGCGCCTGCTGCTGACCCGTCCGGCCGCGGAGAACGCGGCACTGTCTACGGCCCTGGCCGCTGCCGGGGTGTTCAGCAGCAGCCTGCCACTGCTGGAAATCGAAGCGCTGGCGCCGACCCCGGAGCAGCGCGCCCTGCTTGCCGACCTCGGGCGCTACAACGCGCTGATCGTGGTCAGCAAGCCGGCCGCGCGCCTTGGCCTGGAACTGATCCAGCAGGTCTGGCCGCAGCCGCCGGCTGGGCAGTGCTGGTTCAGCGTCGGCGCCGGCACCGCGCAGCTGCTCGATGCCTACCTGACGCCCCATGGCCTGGCCGCCTGCTACCCGGCCAGCGGCGACGACAGCGAGGCGCTGCTGGCCCTGCCGCAGCTGCGTCAGGCGCTGGCCGGCGCTGCGCCGCGGGTGCTGATCCTGCGTGGCGAGGGGGGGCGCGAGCTGCTCGCCGAGACCCTACGCGAACGTGGCGTGATGGTGGATTATCTGCAACTGTATCGCCGCGTGCTGCCGAGCTATCCGGCCGATGCCCTGCTGCAGCGGGTGCGCGGGGAACAACTGAACGCCCTGCTGGTCAGCAGTGCGCAGGGGCTCGAACACCTGTGCCAGCTGGCTGGCGATGCCTGGCCGGAGCTGGCTCGGCTACCCTTGCTGGTGCCCAGCCCGCGGGTTGCCGAACTGGCGCGTGCGGCCGGTGCCCGGCAGCCCATCGATTGTCGCGGCGTCCATGCTGCGGCTGTGCTGACGGCCCTGGGCGCAAGCCCGGCGCCGACTCTCTGA
- the hemC gene encoding hydroxymethylbilane synthase — protein sequence MMSREIRIATRKSALALWQAEYVKARLEEAHPGLIVSLVPMVSRGDKLLDAPLAKIGGKGLFVKELETALLENEADIAVHSMKDVPMDFPAGLGLFCICEREDPRDAFVSNTYASLDALPAGSVVGTSSLRRQAQLLARRPDLKIQFLRGNVNTRLAKLDAGEYDAIILAAAGLIRLGFADRIRASISVDDSLPAGGQGAVGIECRTADSEVHALLAPLHHRETALRVTAERALNKHLNGGCQVPIACYALLENEQLWLRGLVGQPDGGQLLRAEGRAGAESAEALGVQVAEQLLAQGAAAILKAVYGEAGEA from the coding sequence ATCATGTCCCGCGAAATTCGCATCGCCACTCGCAAGAGCGCCCTGGCCCTGTGGCAGGCCGAATACGTCAAAGCTCGCCTGGAAGAGGCCCATCCCGGTCTGATCGTCAGCCTGGTGCCGATGGTCAGCCGCGGCGACAAGCTGCTCGACGCGCCGCTGGCGAAAATCGGTGGCAAGGGCCTGTTCGTCAAGGAGCTGGAAACCGCCCTGCTGGAGAACGAAGCCGACATCGCCGTGCATTCGATGAAGGATGTGCCGATGGACTTCCCCGCGGGCCTGGGCCTGTTCTGCATCTGCGAGCGCGAAGACCCGCGTGATGCCTTCGTCTCCAATACCTATGCCAGCCTCGACGCGCTGCCGGCCGGCAGCGTGGTTGGCACTTCCAGCCTGCGCCGCCAGGCTCAGCTGCTGGCGCGCCGGCCTGATCTGAAAATCCAGTTCCTGCGTGGCAACGTCAATACCCGCCTGGCCAAGCTGGATGCCGGCGAGTACGACGCCATCATCCTCGCCGCCGCCGGCCTGATCCGCCTCGGCTTCGCCGACCGCATCCGCGCCTCGATCAGCGTCGACGACAGCCTGCCGGCCGGTGGCCAGGGCGCCGTGGGCATCGAGTGCCGCACGGCAGACAGTGAAGTCCACGCCCTACTGGCGCCGCTGCACCATCGCGAAACCGCCCTGCGGGTCACTGCCGAGCGCGCCCTGAACAAGCACCTCAACGGCGGCTGCCAGGTACCGATTGCCTGCTACGCCCTGCTCGAGAACGAGCAGCTGTGGCTGCGCGGCCTGGTCGGCCAGCCCGACGGCGGTCAGCTGCTGCGCGCCGAAGGGCGGGCCGGCGCGGAGAGCGCCGAAGCCCTCGGCGTGCAGGTCGCCGAGCAGCTGCTGGCGCAAGGCGCTGCGGCAATCCTCAAGGCGGTGTACGGCGAGGCCGGCGAGGCGTGA
- a CDS encoding LytTR family DNA-binding domain-containing protein — MNVLIVDDEPLARERLSRLVGDLEGYRVLEPAASNGEEALALIDSLRPDVVLLDIRMPGLDGLQVAAKLCEREAPPAVIFCTAHDEFALEAFQVSAVGYLVKPVRPESLAEALKKAERPNRVQLAALTRPAAANGSGGPRSHISARTRKGIELIPLEQVIFFIADHKYVTLRHEGGEVLLDEPLKALEDEFGERFVRIHRNALVARERIERLQRTPLGHFQLFLKGMGGEALTVSRRHVAGVRKLMHNL, encoded by the coding sequence ATGAATGTGCTGATCGTCGATGACGAACCCCTTGCCCGCGAGCGCCTCAGCCGACTGGTTGGCGATCTCGAGGGTTATCGTGTCCTCGAGCCCGCGGCTAGCAATGGTGAAGAGGCCCTGGCCCTGATCGACAGCCTGCGTCCCGACGTGGTGCTGCTGGACATCCGCATGCCCGGCCTCGATGGCCTGCAGGTGGCGGCCAAGCTGTGCGAGCGCGAGGCGCCGCCGGCGGTGATCTTCTGCACCGCCCATGACGAGTTCGCCCTGGAGGCCTTCCAGGTCAGCGCGGTCGGTTACCTGGTCAAGCCGGTGCGCCCGGAGTCCCTGGCCGAGGCGCTGAAGAAGGCCGAGCGGCCCAACCGCGTGCAGCTCGCCGCCCTGACCCGCCCGGCCGCGGCCAATGGCAGCGGCGGCCCGCGCAGCCATATCAGTGCGCGCACGCGCAAAGGCATCGAGCTGATTCCGCTGGAGCAGGTGATCTTCTTCATTGCCGACCACAAGTACGTGACCCTGCGCCACGAGGGCGGCGAAGTGCTGCTGGACGAGCCGCTGAAGGCGCTGGAAGACGAATTCGGTGAGCGCTTCGTGCGCATCCACCGCAACGCCCTGGTCGCCCGCGAGCGCATCGAGCGCCTGCAGCGCACCCCGCTGGGCCACTTCCAGCTGTTCCTCAAGGGCATGGGCGGCGAGGCCCTGACCGTCAGCCGCCGCCACGTCGCCGGCGTGCGCAAGCTGATGCACAACCTGTAG
- a CDS encoding sensor histidine kinase, with amino-acid sequence MRIEWFNKGRLLAQDDDFFLPELCLPEALLSMVLLAELLVLVLVLAEPMLPGFNWVRLALTSLFVQWIVLLSAALLCRLRPWLARLRAALAGCLCCALVVALALACTAVADYYDLGGPLPRDGEVNLYLRHGLIALIMSALLLRYFYLQSQWRRQQQAELRARIESLQARIRPHFLFNSLNSIASLVVVDPNKAEQAVLDLSDLFRASLAKPGTLVPWREELELAKRYLSIEHYRLGERLQLDWQVDAVPDDLPIPQLTLQPLLENALIYGIQPRIEGGLVRVEAQYADGVFQLCVSNPYEAGAEQQPSRGTHQALVNIDARLAALFGPRASLSVDRRDGRHFTCLRYPCARLTQEARAI; translated from the coding sequence ATGCGTATCGAATGGTTCAACAAAGGGCGCCTGCTCGCCCAGGACGACGACTTCTTCCTGCCGGAACTGTGCCTGCCCGAGGCCCTGCTGAGCATGGTGCTGCTGGCCGAGCTGCTGGTGCTGGTACTGGTGCTGGCCGAGCCGATGCTACCGGGCTTCAACTGGGTACGCCTGGCCCTGACCTCGCTGTTCGTGCAGTGGATCGTGCTGCTGTCCGCCGCCCTGCTGTGTCGCCTGCGGCCGTGGCTGGCGCGCCTGCGTGCGGCGCTGGCCGGCTGTCTGTGCTGCGCCCTGGTGGTGGCCCTGGCCCTGGCCTGCACGGCGGTAGCCGACTATTACGACCTGGGCGGGCCGCTGCCGCGCGACGGCGAGGTCAACCTGTACCTGCGTCACGGGCTGATCGCGCTGATCATGTCGGCCCTGCTGCTGCGCTATTTCTACCTGCAGAGCCAGTGGCGCCGACAGCAGCAGGCCGAACTCAGGGCGCGCATCGAGTCGCTGCAGGCGCGCATTCGCCCGCATTTCCTGTTCAACAGCCTGAACAGCATCGCCAGCCTGGTGGTGGTCGATCCCAACAAGGCCGAGCAGGCGGTGCTCGATCTTTCCGACCTGTTCCGCGCCAGCCTGGCCAAGCCCGGCACCCTGGTGCCCTGGCGCGAGGAACTGGAGCTGGCCAAACGATATCTGTCGATCGAGCACTATCGGCTCGGCGAACGGCTACAGTTGGATTGGCAGGTGGACGCAGTACCGGATGATTTGCCGATTCCGCAACTGACTTTGCAGCCGCTGCTGGAGAATGCCCTGATCTATGGCATCCAGCCGCGCATCGAAGGTGGTCTGGTGCGGGTCGAGGCGCAGTATGCGGATGGGGTATTCCAGCTCTGTGTGAGCAATCCCTATGAGGCGGGCGCCGAGCAGCAGCCGTCGCGTGGCACCCATCAGGCATTGGTGAACATTGATGCGCGCCTGGCGGCACTTTTCGGGCCGCGGGCTAGTCTCAGCGTGGATCGCCGTGACGGGCGCCACTTCACCTGTCTACGCTATCCTTGTGCGAGACTCACGCAGGAAGCCAGAGCAATATGA
- the argH gene encoding argininosuccinate lyase: MSLEKTNQSWGGRFSEPVDAFVARFTASVEFDKRLYRHDIMGSIAHATMLAKVGVLTAEERDAIEAGLKQIQAEIEAGQFDWRVDLEDVHMNIEARLTDRIGVTGKKLHTGRSRNDQVATDIRLWLRDEIDLILAEVTRLQQGLLGLAEAEADTIMPGFTHLQTAQPVTFGHHLLAWFEMLSRDYERLVDCRKRVNRMPLGSAALAGTTYPIAREITAELLGFDQVGGNSLDGVSDRDFAIEFCAAASLAMMHLSRFSEELVLWTSAQFQFIDLPDRFCTGSSIMPQKKNPDVPELVRGKTGRVFGALTGLLTLMKGQPLAYNKDNQEDKEPLFDAADTLRDSLRAFADMVPAIKPKREIMHEAARRGFSTATDLADYLVRKGLPFRDCHEIVGHAVKYGVQTGKDLAEMSLDELRQFSDQIGDDVFAVLTLEGSVNARDHIGGTAPNQVRAAVARGKQLLAGR, encoded by the coding sequence ATGAGCCTTGAGAAGACCAACCAGTCCTGGGGCGGCCGCTTCAGCGAGCCAGTCGACGCCTTCGTCGCCCGCTTCACCGCCTCCGTCGAGTTCGACAAGCGCCTCTATCGCCACGACATCATGGGCTCCATCGCCCATGCCACCATGCTGGCCAAGGTCGGCGTGCTGACGGCCGAGGAGCGCGACGCCATCGAGGCGGGCCTCAAGCAGATCCAGGCCGAGATCGAAGCCGGCCAGTTCGACTGGCGCGTCGACCTGGAAGACGTGCACATGAACATCGAGGCACGCCTGACCGACCGCATCGGCGTCACCGGCAAGAAGCTGCACACCGGCCGCTCGCGCAACGACCAGGTGGCCACCGATATCCGCCTGTGGCTGCGCGACGAGATCGACCTGATCCTCGCCGAAGTCACCCGCCTGCAGCAGGGCCTGCTCGGCCTGGCCGAGGCCGAAGCCGACACCATCATGCCCGGCTTCACCCACCTGCAGACCGCCCAGCCGGTGACCTTCGGCCATCACCTCTTGGCCTGGTTCGAGATGCTGTCGCGCGACTACGAGCGCCTGGTCGACTGCCGCAAGCGGGTCAACCGCATGCCGCTCGGCTCGGCCGCCCTGGCCGGCACCACCTACCCGATCGCCCGCGAAATCACCGCCGAACTGCTGGGCTTCGACCAGGTCGGCGGCAACTCCCTGGATGGCGTGTCCGATCGCGACTTCGCCATCGAATTCTGCGCCGCCGCCTCCCTGGCGATGATGCACCTGTCGCGCTTCTCCGAAGAGCTGGTGCTGTGGACTTCGGCGCAGTTCCAGTTCATCGACCTGCCGGATCGCTTCTGCACCGGTTCCTCGATCATGCCGCAGAAGAAGAACCCGGACGTACCCGAGCTGGTACGCGGCAAGACCGGTCGCGTGTTCGGCGCCCTGACCGGCCTGCTGACCCTGATGAAGGGCCAGCCGCTGGCCTACAACAAGGACAACCAGGAAGACAAAGAGCCGCTGTTCGACGCCGCCGACACCCTGCGCGATTCGCTCCGTGCCTTCGCCGACATGGTGCCGGCGATCAAGCCCAAGCGCGAAATCATGCACGAGGCGGCCCGCCGCGGCTTCTCCACCGCCACCGACCTGGCCGACTACCTGGTACGCAAGGGTCTGCCCTTCCGTGACTGCCACGAGATCGTCGGCCACGCGGTGAAGTACGGCGTGCAGACCGGCAAGGATCTGGCCGAGATGAGCCTGGACGAACTGCGCCAGTTCAGCGACCAGATCGGCGACGACGTGTTCGCCGTGCTGACCCTGGAAGGCTCGGTCAACGCCCGCGACCATATTGGCGGCACTGCGCCGAACCAGGTACGCGCTGCCGTGGCACGCGGCAAGCAGCTGCTCGCCGGCCGCTGA
- a CDS encoding GNAT family N-acetyltransferase has product MSLHIRPASADDAALILRFITDLAIYEKAEHEVKTDVAGIRDSLFGADSTTHGLICEQDGVPIGFAVYFFSYSTWLGKHGIYLEDLYVSPEHRKLGAGKALLRHLAQLAVAKGCGRMEWAVLDWNTPAMEFYEAFGAKPKDDWISYRLTGQALLDFAAG; this is encoded by the coding sequence ATGTCCCTGCATATCCGCCCCGCCAGCGCCGACGACGCCGCGCTGATCCTGCGCTTCATCACCGACCTGGCGATCTACGAGAAAGCCGAGCACGAGGTGAAGACCGATGTCGCCGGCATCCGCGACAGCCTGTTCGGTGCCGATAGCACCACTCACGGTCTGATCTGTGAGCAGGACGGCGTGCCGATCGGCTTCGCCGTGTACTTCTTCAGCTACTCGACCTGGCTGGGCAAGCACGGCATCTACCTGGAAGACCTCTACGTCAGCCCCGAACACCGCAAGCTCGGTGCCGGCAAGGCGCTGCTGCGCCATCTGGCCCAGCTGGCCGTGGCCAAGGGCTGCGGGCGCATGGAATGGGCGGTGCTGGACTGGAACACCCCGGCCATGGAGTTCTACGAAGCCTTCGGCGCCAAACCCAAGGATGACTGGATCAGCTACCGCCTCACCGGCCAGGCCCTGCTCGACTTCGCCGCCGGCTGA
- a CDS encoding endo alpha-1,4 polygalactosaminidase: MVSATFRRSQAAAMRMLFALLALLSSAFVLAAPLAIPATSSWHLQLNGSLQTPNRRVYDIDLYDTPKQTIANLKAQGRIVICYFSAGTWEDWRPDAASYPKAALGQALPEWPGERWLDYRRSDVRALLAKRLDKARNKGCDGVDPDNVDGYANANGLKLTRAQQLDFNRWLASEAHRRNLSVGLKNAVELLPQLASQFDFAVNESCYQYNECAGYALLRSQGKPVFIADYRTYSAALCNQAKAAGFRLQFFQLELSGVGKPCP; the protein is encoded by the coding sequence ATGGTGAGCGCGACTTTCCGCCGTAGTCAGGCCGCCGCCATGCGCATGCTGTTCGCCCTGCTTGCCCTGCTGTCTTCCGCCTTCGTCCTCGCCGCACCGCTGGCCATCCCCGCCACCAGCAGCTGGCACCTGCAGCTCAACGGCAGCCTGCAGACGCCCAACCGCCGGGTCTACGACATCGACCTGTACGACACGCCGAAGCAGACCATCGCCAACCTCAAGGCCCAGGGCCGCATCGTCATCTGCTACTTCAGCGCCGGTACCTGGGAAGACTGGCGTCCGGATGCCGCCAGCTACCCCAAGGCGGCGCTGGGCCAGGCCCTGCCGGAATGGCCGGGTGAACGCTGGCTGGACTACCGCCGCAGCGACGTTCGCGCGCTGCTGGCCAAGCGCCTGGACAAGGCGCGCAACAAGGGCTGCGACGGCGTCGACCCGGACAATGTGGATGGCTATGCCAATGCCAACGGCCTCAAGCTGACTCGCGCCCAGCAGCTCGACTTCAACCGCTGGCTGGCCAGCGAGGCGCATCGGCGCAACCTCAGCGTCGGCCTGAAGAACGCCGTCGAACTGCTGCCGCAGCTGGCCAGCCAGTTCGACTTCGCGGTCAACGAGAGCTGCTACCAGTACAACGAGTGCGCCGGCTACGCGTTGCTGCGCAGCCAGGGCAAGCCGGTATTCATCGCCGACTACCGCACCTACAGCGCTGCGCTGTGCAACCAGGCCAAGGCCGCAGGCTTTCGCCTGCAGTTCTTCCAGCTGGAACTCAGCGGCGTCGGCAAGCCCTGCCCCTGA